One Mesorhizobium sp. B2-1-1 DNA window includes the following coding sequences:
- a CDS encoding EF-hand domain-containing protein has translation MMRQMIDEMLQEKLQGDGGPEGGPPHRKGWHRDIAQGPREAGRISRKADRMGPRMMYFARMQIMFAIMDADGDGALSHSEIQDVIGRIFDAVDENGDGRIDLEEIQSFSQGRGGGDMQ, from the coding sequence ATGATGCGCCAGATGATAGACGAGATGTTGCAGGAAAAGCTGCAGGGAGATGGCGGTCCCGAAGGAGGACCTCCGCACCGCAAAGGTTGGCACCGGGACATCGCACAAGGGCCTCGCGAGGCGGGCAGGATATCTCGAAAGGCTGATCGCATGGGGCCCCGCATGATGTACTTTGCCCGTATGCAAATAATGTTTGCGATAATGGACGCCGACGGCGATGGAGCCCTTTCGCACAGCGAGATCCAGGATGTGATCGGGCGGATATTTGACGCCGTCGACGAGAACGGCGATGGCAGGATTGACCTCGAGGAGATTCAATCCTTCTCACAGGGTCGTGGAGGTGGAGACATGCAGTAG
- a CDS encoding response regulator, whose product MIVEDDYLIALDVEASLSDAGFVLAGIASTAEEAIIIARSAQPAIALMDIRLLGKRDGIDAALELYRDFGIRCIFATAHADRDVKLRAEAARPLGWVQKPYSTAMLIEAIQNGLQELDNKG is encoded by the coding sequence ATGATCGTCGAAGACGACTACCTCATAGCCCTCGATGTCGAGGCTAGTCTTAGCGATGCCGGTTTTGTGTTGGCTGGGATAGCCAGCACAGCCGAGGAGGCGATCATAATTGCGCGCTCGGCTCAGCCTGCGATTGCCCTGATGGATATCCGCTTGCTTGGCAAGCGGGACGGAATTGACGCAGCGTTGGAACTCTACCGGGACTTCGGCATACGGTGCATCTTCGCAACCGCGCACGCTGACCGCGACGTAAAGCTTCGAGCCGAAGCGGCAAGACCACTCGGCTGGGTTCAGAAACCCTACTCTACGGCGATGCTCATCGAAGCCATCCAAAACGGTTTGCAGGAGCTCGACAACAAAGGCTGA
- a CDS encoding class I SAM-dependent methyltransferase, with translation MFTKHQQALTIGGGVESFLGTNRLNWDDRAELHSTDTTGSYQIENVLAGGSNLYELETSELGNIVGKDIIHLQCHIGLDTISLKNLGARSVTGLDFSPTAIAAARDFASKAGTDVRFVEAPLFEAVEALGRTFDVAYVTWGSVNWLDDVGRWARVVADLLRPGGRLYMAEGHPLMFQCDRKAAALELKHDWRTPIAQPLAWNEELTYTGDDRRLKHPRYYEWIHPISDVVNALISAGLTLDFLNEHDTVSWQHFSFAVRAGKNMYGLPKNSPRIPMAYSIGATKRSVGMIPYLAAPKSM, from the coding sequence TTGTTTACCAAGCATCAGCAAGCGCTGACGATCGGAGGGGGTGTGGAATCGTTTCTGGGTACGAACCGCCTTAATTGGGATGATCGGGCCGAACTGCATTCGACTGACACAACGGGCAGCTACCAGATCGAAAACGTGCTGGCAGGGGGATCCAATCTCTATGAGCTTGAGACGAGCGAGCTCGGTAATATTGTCGGCAAGGATATCATCCATCTACAATGTCACATTGGGCTCGACACGATCAGCTTGAAAAATCTCGGCGCGCGCAGCGTGACCGGCCTCGACTTTTCACCGACTGCCATCGCCGCTGCGCGGGATTTCGCTTCCAAGGCAGGCACTGATGTGCGCTTCGTGGAAGCGCCGCTATTCGAGGCAGTCGAAGCGCTTGGCCGGACCTTTGACGTCGCTTACGTGACTTGGGGTTCGGTAAACTGGCTCGACGACGTGGGCCGGTGGGCGCGAGTGGTTGCCGATCTCCTGCGACCCGGCGGTCGGCTCTATATGGCTGAGGGCCATCCGTTAATGTTCCAGTGTGATCGCAAGGCCGCGGCACTCGAGTTGAAGCACGACTGGCGAACACCCATAGCTCAGCCGCTCGCCTGGAACGAGGAACTTACCTATACCGGCGACGACCGGCGCTTGAAGCATCCTCGCTACTATGAGTGGATTCATCCCATCAGCGATGTCGTGAACGCCCTGATTTCAGCTGGGCTCACGCTCGATTTTCTGAATGAGCATGACACGGTTTCGTGGCAGCACTTTTCATTTGCGGTGAGGGCCGGCAAGAATATGTACGGCTTGCCAAAGAACTCTCCCAGGATTCCGATGGCCTATTCCATCGGCGCGACGAAGCGGAGCGTCGGTATGATCCCATATCTCGCTGCTCCTAAATCCATGTGA
- a CDS encoding EAL domain-containing protein, which yields MKDAVFSSVNIPAAMAVLVIAISAAYADHQNKIVSDQAARADVLVKVNLIRAKLEGNISGNLQLVHGLVATVVTEPYMGQQRFASLARNLFSENSQLNNIAGAPDLVVSLLYPLKGNEKAMGLDYRKDDWQRKAALRARDERKLILAGPVDLKQGGQGFIGRFPVFVSSAGNSERFWGIISAVVDVQRLYKASGLFDDDLGIDIALIGKDALGPSGVQFFGSADIRKSNPVTAEVLLPSGSWQIAAVPKNGWPSTPSNAWLLRTIMAAAGALILIPFLVAGRLLSERQRNYTELRRLSRRLELALEASAIGVWEHDLATNDLSWDDRVNEIYGKPSDGGPRGYSDWAGAIHPLDLARANADFNSAVASGGTYSSEYRIVRPGGEIRYVRSKATIYQAPNETPKMIGAEWDVTADVLLNSDLVRAKQLSETKNAELESAKARIEHIALHDSLTGLPNRRYLDQVLKDFVAKARRDCGHVGLLHIDLDRFKHINDTLGHAAGDAMLVHASTVLRSKVGEGGFVARIGGDEFVVLCTVQHTKQLGLLADDIISKMSEPVYYHGHRCRFGASVGIAVENDNDIEGKHLLVNADIALYQAKTRGRNRYDFFTEVMQSEIVDTKRIADEVLGGLERNEFIAFYQPQFNAKTLEIVGVEALARWRHPKRGILAPDAFLRIADELNVVSMIDRSILNQSLSDFAKWSNANLHIPRVSVNVSARRLHDEELIKSLRKLDIKKGTVSFELVESIFLDGSDDLIAWNVNQIKELGIDIEIDDFGTGYASIVSLLKLQPRRLKIDRQLIIPIVKSPQRRQVVSSIIEIGKSLGIEIIAEGVETMQHARMLGDLGCDILQGYAFGHALDSEGLQLFVRSRRLRAVS from the coding sequence ATGAAGGATGCCGTTTTTTCTTCGGTGAATATTCCGGCCGCCATGGCGGTCTTGGTTATTGCCATCAGCGCAGCGTATGCGGACCATCAAAACAAAATCGTTTCGGACCAAGCCGCCCGCGCGGATGTCCTGGTCAAGGTAAATCTAATTCGCGCCAAGCTAGAAGGTAACATCAGCGGAAACCTCCAACTTGTGCATGGACTGGTCGCGACGGTCGTGACGGAACCCTATATGGGACAGCAACGCTTTGCTTCTCTCGCGAGAAACCTGTTCAGCGAAAACTCACAATTGAACAACATTGCCGGCGCGCCCGATCTGGTCGTTTCCTTGTTGTATCCGCTGAAGGGCAACGAGAAGGCGATGGGCCTCGACTACCGCAAGGATGATTGGCAACGCAAGGCCGCGCTAAGGGCGCGAGACGAGCGCAAGTTGATTCTTGCCGGCCCCGTCGACCTGAAGCAAGGAGGCCAGGGCTTCATCGGCCGTTTTCCGGTTTTCGTGTCGAGTGCGGGCAACAGTGAAAGATTTTGGGGCATCATATCCGCGGTCGTCGATGTGCAGCGCCTTTACAAGGCGAGCGGCCTGTTTGACGATGATCTCGGGATTGATATCGCGCTCATAGGGAAAGATGCCCTTGGCCCAAGCGGAGTTCAATTTTTTGGCTCTGCAGACATCCGCAAAAGCAATCCGGTGACGGCCGAAGTTCTGCTTCCGTCCGGTTCGTGGCAGATCGCAGCCGTCCCCAAAAACGGCTGGCCTTCGACCCCCAGCAACGCTTGGCTCTTGCGTACCATCATGGCCGCGGCCGGGGCGCTGATCCTGATCCCATTCCTGGTAGCAGGTCGGCTGCTTAGTGAAAGGCAGCGCAATTATACGGAACTGCGTCGATTGTCCCGACGCCTAGAACTTGCTCTGGAGGCGTCAGCCATTGGCGTTTGGGAACATGATCTCGCGACCAATGACCTGTCGTGGGATGATCGCGTGAACGAAATATATGGCAAGCCCAGCGATGGAGGTCCTCGCGGCTATTCGGATTGGGCGGGCGCAATTCACCCCCTGGATCTGGCCCGCGCCAACGCAGATTTCAACAGTGCTGTGGCCAGCGGCGGAACATATTCGTCGGAGTACCGGATTGTCCGTCCAGGTGGTGAAATTCGTTACGTCCGATCCAAGGCCACCATATACCAAGCCCCAAACGAGACGCCCAAGATGATTGGCGCGGAATGGGATGTAACGGCCGACGTCCTGCTCAACAGCGACCTGGTTCGCGCAAAACAGCTGTCGGAGACGAAAAATGCAGAACTCGAGTCTGCCAAGGCGCGCATAGAGCATATCGCACTTCACGACTCTCTGACGGGTTTGCCCAACCGTCGTTACCTCGACCAGGTACTGAAAGACTTCGTAGCAAAAGCTAGGCGAGACTGCGGTCATGTGGGCCTGCTTCACATCGACCTCGATCGGTTCAAGCACATCAATGATACACTTGGCCACGCCGCGGGTGACGCGATGCTGGTTCACGCATCTACCGTGCTGCGATCCAAGGTAGGGGAGGGCGGCTTCGTCGCTCGTATTGGCGGCGACGAATTCGTGGTCCTGTGCACTGTGCAGCATACTAAGCAACTGGGGCTGCTGGCTGACGACATCATCAGCAAGATGAGCGAACCTGTTTACTACCACGGCCACCGCTGCCGCTTTGGTGCTAGCGTGGGGATTGCAGTCGAGAACGACAATGACATCGAAGGCAAGCATCTGCTGGTGAATGCCGACATCGCGCTTTACCAGGCAAAGACGCGTGGGCGCAACCGATATGATTTCTTCACCGAGGTGATGCAAAGCGAGATCGTCGACACGAAGCGGATTGCCGACGAAGTTCTCGGCGGCCTGGAGCGCAATGAGTTCATAGCCTTCTACCAGCCTCAATTTAATGCAAAAACCCTCGAAATCGTCGGCGTCGAGGCGCTTGCGCGATGGAGACACCCAAAGCGGGGAATTTTAGCGCCGGATGCCTTCCTAAGGATTGCCGACGAGTTAAATGTCGTCTCGATGATCGATCGATCCATACTGAATCAATCACTTTCAGATTTTGCAAAGTGGTCCAATGCAAATCTCCATATACCACGGGTATCGGTCAACGTTTCCGCGCGACGTCTTCATGACGAAGAACTCATAAAGAGCTTAAGGAAATTAGATATCAAAAAGGGAACGGTTTCGTTCGAGCTTGTTGAGTCTATTTTCCTGGATGGCAGCGATGATTTGATTGCATGGAACGTCAATCAAATAAAGGAACTCGGCATCGATATAGAGATAGATGATTTCGGCACGGGCTATGCCTCTATAGTCAGCCTGCTCAAGCTACAGCCCCGCCGGTTGAAAATAGATCGGCAGCTGATCATTCCAATCGTCAAATCTCCGCAACGAAGGCAGGTTGTGTCGTCGATCATTGAGATCGGCAAGTCCCTGGGTATCGAGATTATAGCAGAAGGTGTCGAGACGATGCAGCACGCACGGATGCTTGGAGATTTGGGCTGCGACATACTGCAAGGCTATGCCTTCGGCCATGCGTTGGATTCCGAGGGACTACAACTCTTTGTTCGGTCTCGGCGCCTGCGCGCAGTCAGCTAA